In Conger conger chromosome 5, fConCon1.1, whole genome shotgun sequence, the DNA window GCGGGTTAGGTGTCGTCAGCGTTGTCATGGTGAAAGGCACACCAGTAAGGCTTAGGACGGGCActcccctacacccccccccccccacctctccaaaAACTGCCGCAATACACCCCCAGTCCACATTATTACATACTGTAGAGGGGCAGGGAAAGCCCTTTGTCatggttcctctctctctccctgcctccatcCATTCTCCCCGTGTTCCTCCATCACCACCTGAATCCATGTTCAACTGCAGCCTGTCCATTATCACCACTGTGAAGCAGCCATCACCATTTGCATGGCTACCGGCTGCCATTAAATGACATTGATTGAGCTGTGGACCGGGTAGATGATCCTGGCAACGCAAGGGAGGGAACTGCGTCTGTCATTTTAAATAGCTGCGCTGTGCAGCCACGGTGAATGTCTCCACCGTCCAAAAAACAAGAGACGCTCAGGCTAATCGGTGACAAATCACTCTGAATACATCACTGTGAATACCCTGGGTGACTCACGTTTCTGTTAACAGCTCTCCTGATGAGTAGTGTTTGCAGCATTGAATTTGCCTCTGTTTTGCCATTAGAATACTGTTTGATCTCAGGCAGCTTCAAGTGTACTGCATATACAGTTTTAAGTGTTCTGCTTTTTTACCCACTGTTGACATTAAAGAATAACAATAACCTAGGATCATTTCAATAATTAGGAATGTACTAGGCTGAGAGGTAAAAAATTGTAGTTTGAAAGTGATTTACTTTGAGCTAAGCTACCATCCATTAAATCCCTTATCTCACACTCAGGAGACAGCATCACTGTCTCTGCTCTGTTCCTCTGTGCCCATTGGCTTGGATACCTATTGCTTTGAGTCCCAAAAGGTATTATTGGGTCTGATGGGAATCAAAGCAATACAACTGCTCCTTATAACGAAAGCAGTTGCCAGAATCTAAAAAGAGCTTTATTATCGCTCTGAAGACCCTTCTTGTCAAAGGCTATGTTATCCCTGCTGTGTGAGTGCTCATATATGCTTCATTGCAGGTCACAGGCAAAAAACAGCAGCCAAGGCACTGACCACCAGATCCCCTGGGGTCAAAGGTATCTCGAAGCCTGATCCATCCAAGACTAACAGGTGAACCATGCGTGCCCAGCTACCACCCAGAGAATACGTTTAACAGGGAGCGTTTGAAGAAATAAGTTTACACTGTTACACCTCCATGGTGTGTACTTAAATGTGCATGACTATATTCATAATGGGTAGACTGctgccattcacacacactcagcagtcTAGTCCTGAGCACTGGCACAGTTCTcttatatgcaaaaaaaaagcacatattTTGCAATTTTTTCATAAATGACTGTTCAAAGATAATGTTTACCTGTTTAGAGTGATAAGATTAACAGAGCAGGGAgcttttaaaacagaaaacagcttATACTACACTGTGTCAACGCTCCttttccaataaaaaataacaataaaaaaacaatctaatttaaaaaatgaacatcATTGATTAAATTTGCAGCCATTCCTTTGGCTCCTTATCTCCATTACTCTGCAGATCATTATTGTTTCTTgtgtgaaatgtactgtatctaTTTAGCACTGCAAGCAAGACGAATATGAAAGACGCCAGCAAAGCCAAGCCTCCCACCACAGGCAGGCACGTAACAGGAACGGCAGGCCCCAGAACAGACCTGAGAGGCAGGAGCACCCCCACCAACGGTTCGGGAGAGAACCACGGTGAGAGAACCCCAAAATACACTGCACTACTATATGGGAGTGTGCTTCTGTTTATTGTATCTCTTATGAGTAAGCctcagtatttaaaaaaaaacaaccttaaTTTCCATCTGAGGAAATAGCTACTGTTTTCGGTTAGTGTCCTTAACAACTACCTTCATGACTGCGGTTTTAGAGATGAATTGATTGACTGGTAAGAGGTACAGCAGATTTCTGATGTGTTCCCTTGTTTTCTGGGTGTAACGGCACCAGCGGTGAGTGCGAGGAAGCCTGCCTCACCCAGGAAAGAGGACAGCAAGGAGAGTCCAAAAGCAGCAGCCGGGGACAAAACAGCCAGCGAGGCTACCAAGAAGAAGGTGGCCAAAGCCACACCTGCCACCGGAGCGGAAACCAAGACAAGTACCAAGCCAACAAAGGCCGTGTTGGGATCCCCCAAACCATCCCCACCCACGGGAGGGAAAAGCACCCTGAAACAGAAAAGTACCCCAGAGTCGCCTACGGCAAAGGGCTCCCCGAAGTCAGCCGGACCGGAGAAACAACCTTCGGCCGGACTCAAGAAGCAGGGGACAAAAACCAAGGAGTCCACCCAGAAAGTTTCAGCCTCCAAAAGCACAGCTGAGCCCGAGCCGGCAGCTCCTGAGCATGCTCCTGAGGTGAGGTCAAAGGGCGGGACAGAGGGGctagagcatgctgggaaagcAGGAGAAGCAGCTCCTTCATCCCAGAGCACATCGCTGCATGGCCCTGATAAGGATGGAGCGACTGTCCCAATTCAAGAAGAGAAGGCACATCCTGTTCCCAATCCCCTGGCCGATGCTCAACCCTCTGTACCCAGTCCAGGACCAGCTCAGACTAACGGGCTTACCGAGAGTCCAGCCTGCGTGGACTCCTCCAGACCAGCAGAGGCCACTGCCAGGAAGCAGACTCCAGGCAGTGTAATCCCACCCAGGCTCTGCACCAGTCACGGGCTGGGCTCGCCAAACTCACCCAAGGACACGTACCCACTGAGCACCCCAGGTAGCCAGGAGGGGTCCGAAACACCGCTGGAGGACTCCTGGAGCGGACACCACCCCCAGGTCAGCCCCGAGTCCGAGACGGGCAGCGCCGCCACCACCTCCTCCGACGACATCAAGCCGCGCTCGGAGGACTACGACGCGGGCGGCTCGCAGGACGACGACGGCTCCAACGACCGGGGCGTGTCCAAGTGCGGCACCGTGCTGTGCCACGACTTCCTCGGCCGCAGCAGCAGCGACACCAGCACGCCCGAGGAGCTGAAGATGTACGACGCCGGCCTGCGGGCGGAGCTGCGGCTGAGGGCCCGCGACATGGCCGACCCCTTTCACGGCCACTCCACCAGCGACGAGGAAGTGACCTGCCGCAGGCCCCGCTCCTGGCTGCACCGCGAGGAGGCCCCCGTGCAAGAGGACGCCGGCGAGGAGGAGAACACCGTCACCGTCAAGAACGTCCCGAACCACCAGCTCTTCTCCTccgatgaggaggaggaagaggaggaggagacagaggacGAGAGGTCGGAGGTGGAGATCCCGgaggaggccccgcccccgccggccgacccctccccccaccagtTCCAGGGAATCGTCAACCTGGCGTTCGAGGACATCGCCGAGCAGGACAACGACCTGCAGGCTTACAAGTCGGCCTCCAACTTCCGTCGCTCTGTTCTGCTCTCCGTCGATGAGTGCGAGGAACTAGGGTGTGAGGAAGGGGGAGCGCAGACTCCCCCGCGCCAACCTGACGACCCCCTCGCACCCTGTGATGTCTTTGACAGCAACCCAAGAAACACAGCGGCACCCCAGCAAGACTCCCTCCCCTGCCCGGGTGCGCAAGACCAGTCATCTGAGACCCTCAACAATAGCACTGTATCCAGGGATGCCAAGGATGCTCACACGGAAAAATGCAGGAAGGAACACGCCACTGTCCTGACAGACGTCCATTGGTCCGCGCGGGAGGTGGCAAAGAACAGTGAGCTCAGCGGGGTGACATCCACCAACCAATTCCTGGACCACAACACTAGTGACCTACGACCTCAGGAGAGGCCCAGCCACTTGGACCTCCAGCACACCGAGCAATACCCCGAAGGTGGGCCCCTGAGGAACGCCCAGGCAGACCCCGCGGATGGGCGGAAAAAGGACTTTCACCTGGACTTGCATGAGCATCAGCTGACAGGGCGCTGCCCCACATCCAGTGCACACACTGCATCTTCCCCAGCAGGTAATGTATAATTTTACAGTCGGACCAAAACCCTAAACTGGGCCATGTTAGTGATAGTTCTCAACACACTGAATCCTCAGCATGATCCCAGGTCTTGACTCTCAGACCAGTCCTTCCATGTCAGAGACCTCTCTGGTCCTTAGTCATGACCTTGAGATTATATTTTCCTGCCTCTCTTAAAATAGGCTACAATCAGTAGCTCATTTATGTTCTGTTTATATGCTGCCCAAACTCGTAAAGAATGGTCTGAAATGTATGCGCCATgatgtggcagccattttggattgcTGTGCTTTGTATATTTCACTGAAAGAAGCAAACATAGCTCTAACATCCATTTCAATTCAGGTTTGTTGGGTAAAAATGCAAAGAGAAAAAACTGTCATCAACCCAAACAACTAAACTACTTCTGTTTTTAGGCATACAGAGCCTTTGAGAATTCAGTTtacaaagaaagggaaaaatgcaatgcttatttctgtgtttatttgtactgtatattgtgaaaTGAATCTGTGCGTTACACAAAAAAGGCCAGTTAAACTTTCTGACAAGGTTGTATGCTAACCTTACCAATGCACTTTGATGTAGATATAATATTTAACTTTCATTAATACCATGTCTGCACTTCCATGGATTACAGCAGAACAGATAAATCAAtcagttttaatttgtcatactgttaagaaaatgtttattcagGTGACAAAATTCCTGTGACATTGCCAACTAGTTCAGTGCAATATGCAATGTGTACGACAGCACTATATACCAAATAGAACCTATTGGTTTACTGAAAGTGATCAATTGATAGTGTACGGACCACTCACTAACAGCTGTCATTAAGATATATTTGCTTGTGAGCCTGGTGTATGTCTATGTgcatatattgtgtgtgtgcagcctcAGGTCACTGATTCATCTGTCTGATTTATTTAGTTCATGCCTGTTACTTCAGTCTGCTGAAGAGGGCCTATTGCATGCCATCTAagcattttgtttgtattttgagTCCCTAAGAATATTCGATGTGCTGGCCAAAATTGTTAATTTTTTGTgtgctgttcattttttattgatcattttatttatttcatttttgcaagAAAGCAGCAATTGTAGTGACCATCTCTAAATTTAGCAGATATGGCTGtgtatgatttttatttttttttaacttttgtaGCACTTAGAGCTTCCTGTATTTGATGTACGTATTTCAGGTATACCATGGTTCTGTTATGTCTCTCTTTTGGTCAAGCTAATATGATACAGTTATATATCGCTGCACAATTGCAATTTACGCACCTTCGATAACCAAGCCCTGCATCTGCTTCCAATGTACTACCAGAAATATTCTACTATCTAACCCTTTCCAGCATGAGCCTCAACCCCTTTCTTCattcaaagaaaatgtaataattgtgagaaaaaaaaattgtatgcaAAACTAATATGTTTAACAGCTCTAAGAGAATTGATGTTTAAACAATCATCCCTGTACTCTATTTGTGCTTTGAATATACTAAAACAGCAATTGAGTTTTATGTCAGGGCATGTTTGAAAACAAGATACAAAAATGcataggctttttttttttttcctaaatatcAGTGCCTGTGCATAACTGTATCATGGTATGAAGGAATCAAAGCATTTGATGAAAGCGACACTTTCAGAAAAGCACCTCTGTGTTCAGTACCTTTAGGGCAGCTGTCCACTCTCTTATGTTGCAAGATCCAGGTGCGTGCTTGCTAAAAAGCTCCATGCTTCCGGTTTTGTAAGCAGAAGCTGTGCATTTTGcgatttcttttttcattttgacaaaaaaattattcttaGACAAAGTCCACTCAATTATTTAGAGCTCAGCATAACCAGGAACAAGACATGCTGTAGGCTACAGACCACGGTGGCGCACTTGCATCGTTTGGCACTACACATCAAAATGACAACAACCAAGGGAACACAGTTGCACTAAGGGTGACAATCTTACAGTGGGAATCATATAGCAAAATGGCCACTGCATCTGAAAAAATGTCTATGTATggtatagattttttaaaaatggaattaCGAAATCTGGATTTGAATCAGTTTGACATTGTGCAGTATTGTTTCTAGGGGACTGTGATGATTGTGACAGATTGGATCAAACCTGCACATATGACCGTCGCCCGTCCAGTACCCTCTGTCCCATTTATGAGACGGACAAGGGCGAGCGCCTGGAGCGGAGCTCGGACGCGGACAGGTGCGCTCTGCGGCGAGAGGAGCAGCCGCCGAAAGAAAAGGAGGCGGAGGCGGACGCGGACGCGGACGCGGACGACAGTGAGGACGAGGACAGCCAGTTCGCCGAGCGGGACTGGACCCTGCTTCGGCAGCTGCTCTCCGACCAGGAGTCCAGTCTGGGCATCACTAACTGCGTCCCCGAGGATCTCAACCTGGCCCAGTACCTCATCAAGCAGACGCTGGCTTTGTCCCGCGACTTCCTGCAGACGGAGGGCGACTCGTCCCTGGAGAAGGAGACGTTCAAGAGGTGGGCGGAGCTTATCTCCCCGCTGGACGACTCCGGCACCAGCATCACCGTCACCAGCTACTCCCCAGAGGACGCCGCTTCGCCCCAGGGCGAGTGGACCATCGTGGAACTAGAAACGCATCACTGAGTCACTGGCGACGAGCAGTCCCTATGAGCGGCCTTCGCTTTAATACTCTTCCCGTTTGCAGCGAGATCTTTTCTCCCTTACTACCTAGGTGTGACTTTACCTATAGCACGCTATACAAGGAACATTTTTGAAGGATTCCAGATTTAAAAGTGTTTTCGCATGtgaatatttttgtatgttttaccCATTTAATTGATGTGGCTGCTTTTGACTTTAAATAGAACCAAACAGGCCCCTCCCACCTTTTCACGTCCCTCGCTCTGTGTGACAATGCTATGACGATGGCGTTGCACCAGAAAataggaaggaaaaaaaacccctgtTGCTCGAACTGTTTATTTACGTTCATTGTTCAGTTTATGAGGAAATAAAGTGTGTGGTTCTGCAAGACAAACTCCAGAATAAATGTTTGCAAGGCTGTGATCTGTAGCACTTGGAGGTCAGTGAGGCTGACACAATGAGGCCACAGTCTGAGGGACCGGCCAAAGCGAGTAGGCGGGGATAAAGATTTGTTGTACATTTCAAAAGACTGTGCGACTCCAGCTCGCTGTGCCAGCCTGACAGCCTCATATAAATGACGCAGTCTTTTGTCATATAAATTCATTATCGTGCTCAATTGGGTCCTGCTTCGAAGCGCAGTACCATGCTAGGGAAGTGTTATTGCGGAATCGTGTCAACCAGGAAGCGCCTGATTTTTGCAAGTAAGTGAGCGATTTCGAGTCAAAAGacttgacatttggcagacctCACCTCACACAGTAAACAGCTGTGTTACCAAGATAAATAGAAAACTGGCAACATGCATCAAAACCGAAATGAGTATTCAATTTGAACATAGCTCAGCATGCAGCATACACAAAATTACAGCTATGAACAGGCTCTGGTTTTCATCTTCCTCACCAGGCTCTTTCATGCCATGGTCTACCTTACAGTGACATAAATAGGTGTTTGCATGTAGGATAAATATAGTACAAGCACAAATTATGAACACAGGTAGGCTACTAGCCTGTAGCTAGTTAAATGACGTGAATCTTGGTCGATACAAATGGGAAGTGTCAAGCTAATGTCGAGCTTGcttgtgatttttattttttatttttgttgcccGTCAAGGTGGATTGCCAGTTGTTGAACTATTTAAGAATGTAATTAATGTGACTTGACTGAAGAATGTAGTTGGCTCAGTAGCCTGATTTTTTCCTGATTTTGCATAACTAATGACTTTCCACTGAACCCATTGAGCATGATGGCTACATAGCATAACAGCAGTGACAGATCATTTGTAATTTAGTCTAGCTGTATAGCTAGCAGCGAGCCAAACGATCCATGCTACTCCAACCACCAGCTAGCTGTGTAATTAATAGCTTTCAGCGACAACCTATTCATCATATTAGCCAAAATATTCCAAactaagaaaaaataaatcacacttCTGTTCTCCAATAAAATGACAAGATGTGCTCATTGTTTTTCCTATAAACATGTTCAAATAAAGGAGgacatattcatatattcaccAAGTTATTGTTGTAATGAATGCATCCATGAACAATTCCATGTGATCTGATGGAGGGTTGCCTGTACTGCACCTCAAATTAACATATTATTAAGGTAATTacatatgtaaaatgtaaaagttttaCATCTTCATATCCATCCATTATGCCTTCTTTGTTGCATTTCTACATGTAGTTTGGcatgataaatattttttatgatcaCTGCATGAATAATTATGCCTCTGCTTCAGATGTGTGCGACATCATATTCACCTTGAACTTTAAGGTTATCCAGTAGTAACAATGTCCAAGTagtctccctcctctctcctacAGAGACTTCTCTACAGGTAGCAAGAAAGGTAGCTAATTACCCCAACAATCACaataaaatggttggcatttatatagcacctttatgcaaagcactgtacaattgatgcttctcattcacccattcatacacacactcacacaccaacggcgattggctgccatgcaaggtaccaaacagcttgtcaggagcatttgggggttaggtgtcttgctcaagaacacaTCGACACACCCAGtgtgggattcgaaccagcaacccaccgactgccagGTGACTGCTCTTATCACCTGAGCCATTGTCACCCCCAAAACAGGTTGAAGGTGTATTAGTCTAGCCAGCAAATTGACATTCCAGTTGTGTGGAATTAATTCATCCAGTTATTGAGAGTCAGAGAAGGAAAAATGGATTTAACTTGAAGCCAGATAGCCGACAGGCCAATTAACTACATGGTGCTGACACAGCCAACATTTTCCGCAGGCTTATTTAAAACATCTCTGAGGGTTAGCAATGCAGTGGTTACTGTATCTGTCTCACACAGTCACTATGGCTACCTTCaccgaaaaacaaaacaaaataaatagccCATAAGACATCAGAAATGTAATAATTCACTTTAGGCCTCCTGAATGGCTCAGTAAAGACCTTTGGTACAAACACTGGCTGTATACCTACAGCGTACAGTTTCAACATCAGCTATGCAGTTAGCCAGGAGTATCCAAGAGTCTTTtggttgggaaaaaaaaaactggccttACACATGAAAGCTAGGTAACGTTTGGGTCAGTTGTTATTATAGGTCTTATATTTTTATGCCAATCCTACGATTTATTTATATGaaggtgtcatgtttaactAAATAAACAACCTTACCTAGAGAACTGTGCTACTGTTATGCCATAGAAAGGTGTGGATTGATTATTCTGTAACATAAAAATCTCTTTTTGCAACCTCTAAGTAGAGCACATACCCATGAAATTCTTCTTTATTCTAATAACATCATAGTATACCTACAGCCTACAGTTTCAACATCAGCTATGCAGTTAGCCAGGAGTATCCAAGAGTCCtttggttggaaaaaaaaactggcctCACACATGAAAGCTAGGCTATGTTTGGGTCAGCCAGTTCTGCATACGGGCCACCTTAAGAAATTTATAAATATCTGACCCTATCCACCAGACTCAGTTTAATCAGCTACTCCAGGTCCAGCTGCAGGAAGTGTAGCATTTAATAATATCATAAAAAGCATTGTGGAAAATGCTacacatacaataaataaaaacgaatTTCCTGCCTTCATTTCTTCTGGGTACATACAGTAATCCCACCCACATGTAATTTaacagaacaacaaaaaaaaaaagccagtaataaacaaaaataaattggcaaTAGATTATTCGCAAAATGTGCAATTGAAGATTAATTACAATTGCCTTCTTAGGCCCTGTAAAAGAAGCAGCTCCTAATTACCAGCTTCAAACAGAAATCAGAAATGTGGAAGAAAAACTACAGCGGCAATTGCAGAGGAAGACAATTCAACAGGGGAAAAGCCCCACACAATAAATGGATGTGGCTGCATCCTAATATTGTGGCCTGTGCTCATATTACCAGGCAACCAGCCATTACTTGCATTGGCATTCCCTAAGGAATTCCaccagggagagggaaagagaagggggtggggggggggggggggttgtgattgTGAAGTCACATGACCAATTTTATTCTGGGTTCTTCTTCTGACAGGAAACTAGGAGCCGTTGTATAATGTTACTGAATCCTTGGCAGCAGCCTCCCAGCTGCTGagagaacagagcttcatcacgaCTCAGTGCCACGATGACAGCGTACATCCCGTGGCTTTGTTCTCGctttgggggggtggaggggggttgaTTTACTTCAGCGTGTAGATGTGTTAAAAGAACAGTGATCTTAGAAGAGTTGTTATTATAGGTCTTATATTTTTATGCCAATCCTACGATTTATTTATATGaaggtgtcatgtttaactAAATAAACAACCTTACCTAGAGAACTGTGCTACCGTTATGCAATAGAAAGGTGTGGATTGATTATTCTGTAACATAAAAATCTCTTTTTGCAACCTCTAAGTAGAGCACATACCCATGAAATTCTTCTTTAGAAGAATTGTCACAATTCTAATAACATCATACTAATAAGAATGTAATCGCAATCCTATCATAGTCACAATCAATTTAAAAATACCTTACATGTGAACTGACCCTTCAttggaataaaatgtaaaatgaatctCTCGATATCACATGAAAAGTTCTCCACAGGTTTCATTCCTAAGCACAGTATTACTGAGGAAATGACATCAGAAGTGGGCAGGGCTCAACGCTGATATTGGAACACAGTAACCTCAAAACTTAATGGTAGCCCACTTATTAAAAGCATATGCGATACATTCCTGACAAAATTTGGTGTGATTTTGCTGTAGAATACTGTGAACCAGGGTAGGACCTACCAACAGCTCGATGCACTCAAAAGTATCAACCACTTCGATTTAACACAGCAATCCGACTAGGAAGTTATGTTCACTACAGATGTGTCGTTTCCTGGGTATTGGTCTTTCTGGGCTAGAGGACTGGTCCACACAATCTGGTTAGAAAGGCTTTTTATTGAAAACCTTTATACAGTATAAAATTGAGCAGCTTTGCTCTTCATCACGCAAATCAAAAtgagaccgggggggggggggggggagcaacaACAATCCTTTCAGGTTTTAACTCAAATCTAAGAGACATTTCAAGCAGTGTTTCAGGTTAGCTTGTGTTCAACTTGTTTTCAACAAGAACCTCACACTCCCTTTTCTTTGATCTTTCTTTCATAAATACTAATATTGTTGCCATTCATACATAATACTACAAAGCCAACAGGAGAAGAGGTAGAGGATGAGGATGGGGATGgcgatggggatggggatggggatggggatggggatggggatggggatggggatggggatggggatggggatggggatggggggggggggcacagcgtGTAGGGGGATTCAGCCACATTTCCCAGCTATATTTTGGCTGCGACGAGCTCCTCGATCCGGACCAGGACGCTCTCCATCAGGTCGAACGTGCACAAGGCCGAGTGCAGCACCTGCCAGGTGAAAATCAAAATCAGCCCGTTATTATTAACACTTATGAACGGGGCAGTTTCACAGCGCATGCGTGCTCTGTTGCAGCAAGGCCCTGCACCTAGTCTAATCTGCGTGTCTTTGACTT includes these proteins:
- the LOC133129845 gene encoding BTB/POZ domain-containing protein 8-like, translated to MKSDGLGGPGQTAGAGKGASNKPGEGEAAVAKNAKDKAKAAKPGERGTPSKTRAGVRDKPEVNGVAKAEAPGAARENAGAAGTMNGIRGSPSAKDRKPAPGTRPKAPPGNAAPPKPAKLPRSSSGKDSTPTLESSGAQPPLSASTSGSASPENSSSSPRNSTPGHRQKTAAKALTTRSPGVKGISKPDPSKTNSTASKTNMKDASKAKPPTTGRHVTGTAGPRTDLRGRSTPTNGSGENHAVSARKPASPRKEDSKESPKAAAGDKTASEATKKKVAKATPATGAETKTSTKPTKAVLGSPKPSPPTGGKSTLKQKSTPESPTAKGSPKSAGPEKQPSAGLKKQGTKTKESTQKVSASKSTAEPEPAAPEHAPEVRSKGGTEGLEHAGKAGEAAPSSQSTSLHGPDKDGATVPIQEEKAHPVPNPLADAQPSVPSPGPAQTNGLTESPACVDSSRPAEATARKQTPGSVIPPRLCTSHGLGSPNSPKDTYPLSTPGSQEGSETPLEDSWSGHHPQVSPESETGSAATTSSDDIKPRSEDYDAGGSQDDDGSNDRGVSKCGTVLCHDFLGRSSSDTSTPEELKMYDAGLRAELRLRARDMADPFHGHSTSDEEVTCRRPRSWLHREEAPVQEDAGEEENTVTVKNVPNHQLFSSDEEEEEEEETEDERSEVEIPEEAPPPPADPSPHQFQGIVNLAFEDIAEQDNDLQAYKSASNFRRSVLLSVDECEELGCEEGGAQTPPRQPDDPLAPCDVFDSNPRNTAAPQQDSLPCPGAQDQSSETLNNSTVSRDAKDAHTEKCRKEHATVLTDVHWSAREVAKNSELSGVTSTNQFLDHNTSDLRPQERPSHLDLQHTEQYPEGGPLRNAQADPADGRKKDFHLDLHEHQLTGRCPTSSAHTASSPAGDCDDCDRLDQTCTYDRRPSSTLCPIYETDKGERLERSSDADRCALRREEQPPKEKEAEADADADADDSEDEDSQFAERDWTLLRQLLSDQESSLGITNCVPEDLNLAQYLIKQTLALSRDFLQTEGDSSLEKETFKRWAELISPLDDSGTSITVTSYSPEDAASPQGEWTIVELETHH